Proteins encoded by one window of Paenibacillus sp. DCT19:
- a CDS encoding beta-galactosidase has translation MEPTEGNYQFEWLDSAIEVFASRGMKIVLCTPTNTPPNWMTTRYPDVLPMDEQRHIIRPGVRGHRCNNSPSLRMLGSKFVEAMSQRYGKHPAVIGWQIDNEMHYQECHCDTCNRAFVAWLQKRYSNLEELNREWGTVVWSGEYSSWAEVTTPLGASKPMNPSYLLEYKRFCSDSVGHLLGWQLEILRRNCPDQFVTHNMWQYPNTLDYYDMHNGLDFVSVDYYPNELYRDYGDRFPRNGALTLDLVRGIKRRNFWVMEQLSGAQGAWMPIQRTPYPGLIRARSWQTIARGADMVVHFRWRSATVGAEQFWHGLIDHSNVPGRRFREFAELTREVNQLGELLGGSAIVTQVAILHSHDQHTALSLQAQAEGGMHYIDNLSSMHNAFLKMGVGTDVINWTEELDGYKLVIVPSLFLLSEEVAQRLERFAAKGGTVVLTNRTGVKNMRNVCEMLPLPGLLAEAAGVVVSEYDAIGNSEHRIRNAEGKTFAAKQWCDLLELRGAEPIAWYDNDFYEGVPAVTVNKLGEGEVYYVGTWPEPSYFYQLFEDILKEKELAPKIQLPEGVELSIRTKGEQSFLFLINLTNEQREITLDVPYRSLLTSERLDQKLTLPALGVDILTV, from the coding sequence ATGGAACCGACCGAGGGTAATTATCAGTTCGAATGGCTGGATTCGGCTATAGAAGTATTCGCTTCGCGCGGTATGAAAATTGTGTTATGCACCCCCACCAATACCCCGCCGAACTGGATGACAACCCGTTATCCAGATGTACTGCCTATGGATGAGCAACGCCACATCATCCGGCCAGGTGTGCGTGGACATCGTTGCAACAACAGTCCTTCCTTGAGAATGCTGGGCTCCAAATTTGTGGAAGCGATGTCACAGCGCTATGGTAAGCATCCCGCCGTCATTGGCTGGCAAATCGATAACGAGATGCACTATCAGGAGTGTCATTGTGATACATGCAATCGTGCATTTGTCGCTTGGCTGCAGAAGCGTTATTCCAATCTGGAGGAGTTGAACCGGGAGTGGGGTACGGTCGTCTGGAGTGGTGAGTACAGCAGCTGGGCTGAGGTAACAACGCCGCTCGGTGCCAGCAAACCGATGAATCCTTCCTATCTTCTGGAGTATAAGCGGTTTTGTTCCGACAGCGTTGGCCATCTGCTGGGATGGCAGCTTGAGATTTTACGCCGTAACTGTCCAGATCAATTCGTGACGCATAACATGTGGCAATATCCAAATACCCTAGACTACTATGATATGCACAACGGATTGGACTTCGTCTCTGTCGATTATTATCCCAATGAGCTGTATCGCGATTATGGCGATCGGTTTCCGAGGAACGGAGCGCTTACGCTGGACTTGGTTCGCGGCATCAAACGCCGGAATTTCTGGGTAATGGAACAGCTCAGCGGAGCGCAGGGCGCCTGGATGCCGATTCAGCGCACCCCCTATCCTGGACTGATTCGAGCTCGCTCCTGGCAGACAATTGCCCGTGGTGCGGATATGGTCGTTCATTTCCGCTGGCGGAGTGCTACCGTCGGAGCCGAACAATTCTGGCATGGGCTAATCGACCACAGTAATGTTCCTGGACGCAGGTTCCGGGAGTTCGCTGAGCTTACTCGCGAGGTGAACCAGTTAGGAGAACTGCTGGGCGGCTCAGCAATTGTTACCCAGGTTGCGATTCTACATTCCCACGATCAGCATACAGCCCTTTCCCTTCAGGCGCAGGCGGAAGGGGGAATGCACTATATAGACAACTTGTCCTCTATGCATAATGCATTTCTGAAAATGGGCGTCGGTACAGACGTTATCAACTGGACTGAAGAGCTCGACGGTTACAAGCTGGTCATTGTCCCTTCTCTCTTCCTGTTAAGTGAAGAAGTAGCACAGCGACTGGAGCGATTCGCAGCCAAAGGTGGTACGGTTGTCCTCACCAATCGGACTGGCGTGAAGAACATGAGGAATGTATGTGAGATGCTGCCTCTGCCGGGGCTACTGGCGGAAGCTGCGGGTGTTGTCGTAAGTGAATACGATGCAATCGGCAACAGCGAGCATCGGATACGGAACGCGGAGGGCAAGACATTCGCTGCGAAGCAATGGTGTGATCTACTGGAACTACGAGGTGCAGAGCCGATCGCTTGGTATGACAACGACTTTTACGAGGGTGTGCCGGCAGTTACTGTCAATAAGCTTGGTGAAGGTGAAGTGTATTATGTTGGCACTTGGCCGGAGCCATCTTATTTCTATCAGCTGTTTGAAGACATATTGAAGGAAAAGGAACTGGCGCCCAAAATCCAGCTGCCGGAAGGTGTCGAGCTGTCGATTCGAACGAAGGGGGAGCAGAGCTTCCTCTTCCTGATCAATTTGACGAATGAGCAACGAGAGATTACGCTGGACGTTCCTTATCGCAGCTTGTTGACCAGCGAGAGATTGGATCAGAAGTTGACTCTTCCAGCTCTAGGAGTAGATATTCTAACTGTATAA